From the genome of Methylomonas sp. UP202, one region includes:
- a CDS encoding Crp/Fnr family transcriptional regulator produces the protein MTDLNYPQQNHLLNALPPEEYERLLPHLELVDTPLGQVIYESGGELRYVYFPTNCIISLLYVMENGASAEIAVVGNDGMVGVAMFMGGGSMPNRAVVQSAGCAYRLRGTLLMQEFNRYDAMLHLLLRYTQALITQMAQTAVCNRHHSVDQQLCRWLLLSLDRLPSNELTMTQELIANMLGVRREGVTEAAGKLQQAGLIQYSRGRITVLDRPGLEERVCECYRVVKTESDRLLPRHQQAPDCGPA, from the coding sequence ATGACCGATCTTAACTATCCGCAACAGAACCATTTGCTGAACGCGCTACCGCCGGAGGAATACGAACGGCTGTTGCCGCATCTGGAACTCGTCGATACGCCGCTCGGCCAAGTGATTTACGAGTCCGGCGGCGAGTTGCGTTATGTCTACTTCCCTACCAACTGCATCATTTCCTTGCTGTACGTGATGGAGAACGGCGCCTCTGCGGAAATCGCGGTGGTCGGCAACGACGGCATGGTCGGCGTGGCGATGTTCATGGGCGGCGGCAGCATGCCGAATCGGGCGGTCGTGCAAAGTGCCGGGTGCGCCTACCGCTTGCGCGGTACCTTGTTGATGCAGGAATTCAATCGCTACGATGCGATGTTGCATCTGCTGCTGCGCTATACCCAGGCCTTGATTACCCAAATGGCGCAAACCGCGGTCTGCAACCGCCATCATTCGGTGGACCAACAGCTGTGCCGCTGGTTGTTGTTGAGTCTGGACCGATTGCCGTCCAACGAATTGACGATGACTCAGGAACTGATCGCCAATATGCTGGGCGTGCGCCGCGAAGGCGTCACCGAAGCGGCCGGCAAATTACAGCAAGCCGGCTTGATTCAGTACAGCCGGGGCCGGATTACCGTGTTGGACAGGCCCGGCCTGGAAGAGCGGGTTTGCGAATGCTACCGGGTGGTCAAAACCGAGTCCGACAGATTGCTCCCGCGGCACCAACAGGCTCCGGATTGCGG
- the shc gene encoding squalene--hopene cyclase: protein MLTENLTTPESELRDGRSDGKSAGLDRAIANAKRRLLALQNPAGYWVFELEADCTIPAEYILMMHFMAEIDEGMEAKIARFLRAQAGPDGSYPLFKGGAGDLSCTVKVYYALKLAGDAADAPHMRRARHWVLRHGGAAKSNVFTRIMLAMFQQVPWRAIPFIPVEIMLLPKWFPFHLDKVAYWSRTVMVPLSILCSYRVKARNPRGIDVAELFSTPPNLERDYFSQVKTPLGKAILLLDRCGRLLEPLIPGFVRRKATAQATAWFTARLNGYDGLGAIFTAMVNAYEAMDYLGIPADNAERRIARAAIDGLLVVKADKAYCQPCVSPVWDTGLAVLALQEVDRHDHEQSSRRATDTALRWLAGKQLCDQPGDWQTQRPGLAGGGWAFQFGNSYYPDVDDTAVVAYAMSQAETPAFVEPIRRAADWIAGMQSRNGGYGAFDSDNDHYFLNQIPFADHGALLDPPSADVSARCIMLLGRLDGAHPEYSATIARCIAYLRAEQEADGSWFGRWGTNYLYGTWSVLLGFAEAGVSANDASVRRAVAWLKSKQRADGGWGESNISYHAPNSRGDFDTSTAFHTALAVLALLAADETGAPEVAAGVGYLLNTQQADGGWQDDCFNAPGFPKFFYLKYHGYDKYFPLWALARYRNRQNGLARAR, encoded by the coding sequence ATGCTGACAGAAAACCTGACAACGCCCGAATCGGAACTTCGCGATGGCCGTTCCGACGGCAAGTCGGCGGGCTTGGATCGAGCGATCGCCAACGCCAAACGCCGTCTATTGGCCCTGCAAAATCCCGCCGGCTATTGGGTATTCGAGCTGGAAGCCGATTGCACCATACCCGCGGAATACATTCTGATGATGCATTTCATGGCCGAAATCGACGAAGGTATGGAAGCCAAGATTGCCCGGTTTTTACGCGCACAAGCCGGCCCGGACGGCAGCTATCCGCTATTCAAGGGCGGCGCCGGCGACCTGAGTTGCACCGTTAAAGTCTATTATGCGTTAAAACTGGCCGGCGACGCGGCCGATGCGCCGCACATGCGCCGCGCGCGGCATTGGGTGCTGCGCCACGGCGGCGCGGCCAAGTCCAATGTGTTTACCCGCATCATGCTGGCGATGTTCCAGCAAGTTCCGTGGCGCGCGATACCGTTTATTCCGGTGGAAATCATGTTGCTGCCAAAATGGTTTCCGTTTCATCTCGACAAGGTGGCGTATTGGTCGCGGACCGTGATGGTGCCGCTGTCGATACTGTGCAGCTACCGGGTCAAGGCCCGCAATCCGCGCGGAATCGACGTCGCCGAATTGTTCTCGACCCCGCCCAACTTGGAAAGAGACTATTTTTCGCAGGTTAAAACGCCGCTGGGCAAAGCGATTTTGCTGCTGGACCGCTGTGGTCGCTTACTGGAGCCGCTGATTCCCGGATTTGTCCGCCGCAAGGCAACCGCCCAAGCCACCGCTTGGTTTACGGCCCGCTTGAATGGATACGACGGCTTGGGTGCGATATTTACCGCGATGGTCAACGCCTACGAAGCGATGGATTACCTGGGTATCCCGGCCGATAACGCCGAACGGCGCATCGCCAGGGCGGCGATCGACGGCTTGCTGGTCGTCAAGGCGGATAAGGCGTATTGCCAGCCCTGCGTATCGCCGGTCTGGGATACCGGTCTGGCCGTGTTGGCCTTGCAGGAAGTCGATAGGCATGACCACGAGCAGTCGAGCCGGCGCGCCACCGATACCGCCTTGCGCTGGCTGGCCGGCAAACAATTGTGCGATCAGCCGGGCGATTGGCAAACCCAGCGCCCCGGCCTGGCCGGCGGCGGTTGGGCCTTTCAGTTCGGCAACAGTTATTATCCGGATGTCGACGATACCGCCGTCGTCGCTTACGCGATGAGCCAAGCCGAGACGCCGGCGTTCGTCGAGCCGATTCGGCGGGCGGCGGACTGGATAGCCGGCATGCAGTCGCGCAACGGCGGTTACGGCGCGTTCGATTCCGACAACGACCATTATTTTTTAAATCAAATTCCGTTTGCCGACCACGGCGCGCTGCTCGATCCGCCCAGCGCCGACGTCAGCGCGCGTTGCATCATGCTGCTGGGTCGGCTCGATGGCGCGCACCCGGAGTATAGCGCCACGATCGCGCGATGCATCGCTTACTTGCGCGCCGAGCAGGAAGCCGATGGTTCCTGGTTCGGGCGCTGGGGTACCAATTATCTGTACGGGACCTGGTCGGTATTGCTCGGTTTCGCGGAAGCGGGCGTCTCCGCGAACGACGCTAGCGTGCGCCGGGCGGTGGCTTGGCTGAAATCCAAGCAGCGCGCCGACGGCGGTTGGGGCGAAAGCAATATCAGCTATCATGCTCCGAACAGCCGCGGCGATTTCGATACCAGCACCGCGTTTCATACCGCTTTGGCGGTACTGGCCTTGCTGGCCGCCGACGAAACCGGCGCGCCGGAAGTCGCGGCCGGCGTCGGCTATTTGCTGAACACTCAACAAGCGGACGGCGGATGGCAAGACGACTGTTTTAACGCGCCGGGCTTTCCCAAGTTCTTCTACCTGAAATACCACGGCTACGACAAGTACTTCCCACTGTGGGCCTTGGCGCGCTACCGAAACCGTCAAAACGGTTTGGCCCGCGCCCGCTGA
- a CDS encoding YihY/virulence factor BrkB family protein translates to MSAWIFNTFRAWFWQLAPKKPSPAWAAFLDGAKLLMLAWRGFADDLGSLRAAALTLYTLFSIVPMIAVVFGIAKGFGFDGATVRHLLGRGLNSDALAAQLIDFAGKLLESTQGELVAGIGIALLFWTVIGLIGNIEAAFNAIWKIAKGRTPARKFADYLAWMLLAPVVLITASSLIVFVKIRISWLMAELALPAFGTWLIVGALSFSPIVLMSGLFAVLFIVMPNTNISYRAGIIAGMVTGAVYSLSQWVYLSLQIGVSSYNAIYGSFAALPLFVVWLQGGWMIVLYGCELGFYIQHRRSDRNWVQPAGFSIQLNKLIALHVLRLIVKNLASLNTPLSAAQIAESLAIPVEIAEDLLSRLVAGRLIVELKSRDDGARTYLPAMDINALTIGAALTALERCGQNQWPDCRLEPAIVEAVDEFEKAMTASPCNRLLKDL, encoded by the coding sequence ATGAGCGCTTGGATATTTAACACTTTTCGGGCGTGGTTTTGGCAGTTGGCGCCGAAAAAGCCGTCACCCGCGTGGGCCGCGTTCCTGGACGGCGCAAAACTGCTGATGTTGGCCTGGCGGGGCTTTGCCGACGATCTTGGCTCGTTGAGAGCCGCCGCGTTAACCCTGTATACCCTTTTTTCGATCGTTCCGATGATTGCGGTGGTATTCGGCATTGCCAAGGGCTTCGGCTTCGACGGCGCGACCGTGCGGCATCTGCTGGGGCGCGGTTTGAACTCGGATGCGTTGGCCGCGCAATTGATCGATTTCGCGGGAAAACTTCTGGAAAGCACGCAGGGCGAATTAGTGGCCGGGATAGGAATAGCCCTACTGTTTTGGACCGTGATTGGCTTGATCGGCAATATCGAGGCAGCGTTTAACGCCATCTGGAAAATCGCGAAGGGGCGAACCCCGGCTCGCAAATTCGCCGATTATTTGGCGTGGATGTTGTTGGCACCGGTGGTGTTGATCACCGCCAGCAGTTTGATCGTATTCGTCAAAATCCGGATAAGCTGGCTGATGGCCGAATTGGCGCTGCCAGCGTTCGGCACTTGGCTGATCGTCGGCGCGTTAAGTTTCTCGCCGATCGTGCTGATGAGCGGCTTGTTCGCGGTACTGTTTATCGTCATGCCGAACACTAACATCAGCTATCGCGCCGGTATCATCGCCGGCATGGTGACCGGCGCCGTGTATTCCTTATCGCAATGGGTCTATTTGAGTTTGCAAATCGGCGTATCGAGCTATAACGCCATTTACGGCAGTTTTGCCGCCTTGCCGTTATTCGTGGTGTGGCTGCAAGGCGGTTGGATGATTGTGTTATACGGGTGCGAGTTGGGATTTTATATTCAGCATCGCCGGAGCGATCGAAATTGGGTCCAGCCCGCTGGTTTTAGTATTCAGCTGAACAAGCTGATCGCGCTGCACGTCCTGCGCCTGATCGTCAAGAATTTAGCGTCCTTGAATACGCCGTTAAGCGCCGCTCAAATTGCCGAAAGCTTGGCAATTCCGGTCGAAATCGCCGAAGACCTGTTATCCAGGCTGGTCGCCGGCCGGCTGATTGTCGAACTGAAAAGCCGCGACGACGGCGCCCGGACTTACTTGCCGGCCATGGATATCAATGCCTTAACGATAGGCGCGGCACTGACCGCGCTCGAACGATGCGGGCAAAACCAATGGCCGGATTGCCGTTTGGAGCCGGCGATCGTCGAAGCCGTCGATGAGTTCGAGAAAGCCATGACGGCGTCCCCATGCAACCGCTTGCTAAAAGATCTTTAG
- a CDS encoding PAS domain S-box protein — MDQVWDGVERRQSLRARAETLVVNLSPEKAGSKPADVLMHELLVHKIELEMQNDELQRTYRALAELHDHYQALFEFAPSAYVVIDANDQIGDINLTGVDLFGAVESRLTGLRFSKLVADDQRDDWYRHFRYLMDSPKAKRLAFDISMIRSDGTPFAAHLDCLRHDRPDTPPKLFVLLAEVGPG, encoded by the coding sequence ATGGACCAAGTTTGGGATGGAGTCGAGCGGCGGCAGTCGCTCAGAGCCAGGGCCGAAACCCTGGTGGTGAATTTGTCGCCGGAGAAAGCCGGTTCCAAACCGGCCGACGTGCTGATGCACGAACTGCTGGTGCATAAAATCGAGCTCGAGATGCAGAACGACGAGTTGCAGCGAACCTATCGGGCGCTGGCGGAATTGCACGATCATTATCAGGCGTTGTTCGAGTTTGCCCCAAGCGCCTATGTGGTGATCGACGCCAATGATCAAATCGGCGACATCAATCTGACCGGCGTCGATCTGTTCGGAGCGGTGGAGAGCCGGTTGACCGGCTTGCGTTTCTCGAAGTTGGTCGCCGACGATCAACGCGACGACTGGTACCGGCATTTTCGCTATCTGATGGATTCTCCGAAGGCGAAACGACTGGCCTTCGATATTTCGATGATCCGATCCGACGGCACGCCCTTCGCGGCCCATCTCGATTGTCTGCGCCACGATCGTCCGGACACGCCGCCCAAGCTGTTTGTTTTATTGGCCGAAGTCGGGCCCGGCTGA
- a CDS encoding DUF4398 domain-containing protein, whose protein sequence is MTSIKNPGTTVALASLAMAMATLIAGCASVAPPTEQLAVSKAALNSATSAGGNEYAPISLRSAVLKMDAAERAMTQQEYLQARQLAEQAQVDAQLAAATARAAKAQKAASELGESNRVLREEIDRKAQ, encoded by the coding sequence ATGACATCCATAAAAAACCCCGGAACCACCGTCGCGCTGGCGAGCCTCGCCATGGCAATGGCAACCTTGATTGCCGGATGCGCCAGCGTGGCGCCGCCGACCGAACAATTGGCCGTGTCCAAGGCGGCGCTCAATAGCGCCACTAGTGCCGGCGGCAATGAATACGCGCCGATCTCGCTGAGATCGGCCGTGTTGAAAATGGACGCCGCCGAGCGGGCGATGACGCAGCAGGAATATTTACAGGCCCGCCAACTCGCCGAACAGGCTCAGGTCGATGCCCAATTGGCCGCCGCCACCGCCCGCGCCGCCAAGGCTCAAAAAGCCGCTAGCGAATTGGGGGAAAGCAATCGCGTGCTGCGCGAAGAAATCGACCGTAAAGCCCAATAA
- a CDS encoding OmpA family protein, which translates to MMQTYRMFPLPLITAAILSGCSAVPNPALTDAHNAYNNARVNTQVGTLAELEMKQADDSLKKADLAYAEDDEDEAVNHFAYVATQQVAIAQATAIRKVAETAVNNAEGKRNQVRLDARTAEADAAKRQAALSQQTVDRQNTELAVAGANSERDQALLAQQDILINQLNAKKTARGLVITLGDVLFRSNKARLQSGGLRNVDKLADFLKQYSGYKVLIEGYTDSKGSAEFNEELSDRRAYAVRTALVDGGVNSDRIMTRGYGEEYPVADNDTAANRQLNRRVEIILSDENGNLASR; encoded by the coding sequence ATGATGCAAACCTACCGAATGTTTCCACTGCCGCTGATCACCGCCGCGATTCTGTCCGGCTGCAGCGCGGTGCCCAACCCGGCATTGACCGATGCTCATAACGCTTACAACAACGCCCGCGTCAATACCCAAGTCGGCACGCTGGCCGAACTGGAAATGAAGCAAGCCGACGATAGCTTGAAAAAAGCCGATCTGGCCTACGCCGAAGACGACGAGGATGAAGCCGTCAATCACTTTGCTTATGTCGCGACGCAACAGGTGGCCATCGCCCAAGCCACCGCGATCCGCAAAGTCGCCGAAACCGCGGTCAATAACGCCGAAGGTAAACGCAACCAAGTGCGCTTGGACGCCAGAACCGCCGAAGCCGATGCCGCCAAGCGCCAAGCGGCGCTCAGTCAGCAAACCGTGGATAGACAAAACACCGAATTGGCGGTGGCCGGCGCCAACAGCGAGCGCGATCAGGCGCTGCTGGCTCAACAGGACATCTTGATCAACCAACTGAACGCCAAGAAAACCGCGCGCGGCTTGGTGATAACGCTGGGCGACGTGCTGTTTCGCAGCAACAAGGCACGCTTGCAGAGCGGCGGACTGCGCAACGTCGATAAACTAGCCGACTTTCTGAAACAGTATTCCGGCTACAAGGTCTTGATCGAGGGTTACACCGACAGCAAGGGCAGCGCCGAATTTAACGAAGAACTTTCCGACCGGCGCGCCTACGCGGTGCGCACCGCGTTAGTCGACGGCGGCGTGAACAGCGATCGAATCATGACCCGAGGTTACGGCGAAGAATATCCGGTGGCGGACAACGACACGGCTGCCAACCGGCAATTGAATCGCCGGGTGGAAATCATTTTGTCGGACGAAAACGGCAATCTAGCCAGCCGCTGA
- a CDS encoding carboxypeptidase regulatory-like domain-containing protein, with protein MNRAYPALMLACLLYAVSAHAELIEERSQGQVSFISGGIGEDERAALKKVRTDYNLGLLFSTQGSGEYLSDVTVRISDGNGAIVLDTVSEGPMLFAKLKPGRYQVSAEHAGQALRKPVTVDVKHRSPLSFTWSNP; from the coding sequence ATGAACAGAGCTTATCCGGCCTTAATGTTAGCGTGCTTGCTGTACGCCGTATCCGCCCACGCCGAGTTGATCGAGGAACGCAGTCAAGGTCAGGTCAGCTTTATCAGCGGCGGTATCGGCGAGGACGAGCGAGCGGCCTTGAAAAAGGTCCGCACCGACTACAACCTCGGCCTGCTGTTTTCAACGCAAGGCAGCGGCGAGTATTTGAGCGATGTCACGGTCAGGATCAGCGACGGCAACGGCGCAATCGTGCTGGATACCGTTTCCGAAGGGCCGATGCTGTTCGCCAAACTGAAGCCGGGTCGCTATCAGGTCAGTGCCGAGCATGCCGGCCAAGCGCTTCGCAAACCGGTCACGGTCGACGTCAAACACCGTTCACCGTTGTCGTTTACGTGGTCGAACCCCTAA
- a CDS encoding coiled coil domain-containing protein, which translates to MKSKNEYIEILATQLREWSADIDQLSEKTEKAAALVKLNYIEELNALRAKQLAAEAKMTELEASGHEGWDAMKLTADRVWDDLRSSLADVAAKLK; encoded by the coding sequence ATGAAAAGCAAAAACGAATACATCGAAATATTGGCGACTCAGCTCAGAGAGTGGAGCGCGGATATCGATCAGTTATCCGAAAAAACCGAGAAAGCCGCAGCACTGGTAAAACTGAATTACATCGAGGAACTCAATGCGCTGCGCGCCAAGCAACTGGCCGCCGAAGCAAAAATGACCGAACTGGAGGCGTCCGGTCATGAGGGTTGGGATGCGATGAAACTGACGGCCGACCGGGTGTGGGATGATTTAAGAAGCAGTTTGGCCGATGTCGCCGCCAAACTGAAATAG
- a CDS encoding DUF3096 domain-containing protein: MHPAIEPVLALVIGLLILMVPRFLNYFVAVYLIVVGVLGLIHR; this comes from the coding sequence ATGCATCCGGCAATTGAACCTGTATTGGCGCTGGTGATTGGCCTATTGATTTTGATGGTGCCCCGGTTTTTGAATTATTTCGTGGCGGTGTATTTGATTGTCGTCGGCGTATTGGGGCTGATACACCGTTGA
- a CDS encoding DUF3309 family protein, whose protein sequence is MSLSTILLVLLILMLLGVIPVWPHSRSWGYGPSGGLGLILVIILILVVLGRI, encoded by the coding sequence ATGTCACTCAGCACCATTCTGCTTGTCCTGTTAATCCTGATGTTGTTGGGCGTTATTCCGGTCTGGCCGCATAGCCGGTCGTGGGGATACGGACCCAGTGGCGGCTTAGGCTTGATATTAGTCATCATCCTGATTTTGGTGGTGCTCGGCAGGATTTAG